Proteins encoded by one window of Chiroxiphia lanceolata isolate bChiLan1 chromosome 26, bChiLan1.pri, whole genome shotgun sequence:
- the LOC116798680 gene encoding neurexophilin-3-like, whose amino-acid sequence MHLPRSCVLLLIQGSISLLVLCAPEDPGKGVEQGEAQSQERAPGEKMRELLSPEPLLAPTLLQNTTLLELASGSRQLWDILENLSEREQPPQPRARRDLGPAPGKLKKIFGWGDFYSNIKTVKLNLLITGKVVDHGNGTVNVFFQHNSTGQGNISVSLVPPTKAVEFDLEQQIFIEAKESKIFNCRVEHERVDRARKTSLCTFDPAKTCSQEHTRSHVAWACSKPFKVICIYITFYSTDYRLVQKVCPDYNYHSDVPYFPSG is encoded by the exons ATGCATCTTCCTCGGAGCTGCGTCCTCCTCCTCATCCAGGGGAGCATCTCGCTGCTG GTGCTCTGTGCTCCAGAGGATCCAGGGAAAGGTGTGGAGCAGGGGGAagcccagagccaggagagaGCCCCAGGGGAGAAGATGAGGGAGCTGCTCTCCCCAGAGCCCCTCCTGGCCCCGACCCTCCTGCAGAACACGACCCTCCTGGAGCTGGCGAGCGGCTCCCGGCAGCTGTGGGATATCCTGGAGAACCTGTCGGAGCGggagcagcccccccagcccagggcacggaGGGACTTGGGGCCGGCCCCGGGCAAGCTGAAGAAGATTTTTGGCTGGGGGGATTTCTACTCCAACATCAAGACGGTGAAGCTGAACCTGCTGATCACGGGCAAGGTGGTGGATCACGGCAACGGCACCGTCAACGTCTTCTTCCAGCACAACTCCACCGGGCAGGGCAACATCTCCGTCAGCCTCGTGCCGCCCACCAAGGCCGTGGAGTTCgacctggagcagcagatcttCATCGAGGCCAAGGAGTCCAAGATCTTCAACTGCCGCGTGGAGCACGAGCGGGTGGATCGCGCCAGGAAGACGTCGCTGTGCACCTTCGACCCCGCCAAGACCTGCTCGCAGGAGCACACGCGCAGCCACGTGGCCTGGGCCTGCTCCAAGCCCTTCAAGGTCATCTGCATCTACATCACCTTCTACAGCACGGACTACAGGCTGGTGCAGAAGGTGTGTCCTGACTACAACTACCACAGCGACGTGCCCTACTTCCCCTCGGGGTGA